Part of the Vigna angularis cultivar LongXiaoDou No.4 chromosome 1, ASM1680809v1, whole genome shotgun sequence genome, CCTTCTACAATAGCTGCCCCAAGCTTAGCAGATTTGATTTCAAGCCTGGTACATACAATACCTCTTCAATTGTAACTTCTTTTCCTCCTGCATCCCTTATAACAACTCTGCCTGTACCCTCTGCCACCAAACTCCTGTCATCAGCAAATCGAATTTTTCCTTGTGCAGCATCTTGAATTCTCACAAACCAGTCTTTTCTCCCTGTCATGTGGGTAGAGCACCCAGTATCTAGGTACCACACATCTTTCTCTAATGAATTTTCTTCAGTTTTAGCCATCAACATTACTGGTTCTGAATCAGATTCCTCCTCTTGAGCCAAATTAGCCCTCTTCTTTGGTTTGTTCTTAGCACCTTCACCACTGCAGCAATCCTTGGCATAATGGCCAAGTTTCTGACAGTTATAGCACTTAACCTTCTTTTTGTCGAacttttattcaccattcttctGATTCTTCATCTTGCTTGATTCACCGGACTCTTCTCCTTGCTGGTCCTGTGAATCTTTGCCCTTCTTACCACCTTTTCCTCCTTTCTTGAACACCTTCTTGCCTTTCCACTGAGATCTGGCCTGCAGGGCCTGCTCCTGGCATTGTCTGCGTTCATTAATACGAAATTCATGAGCCTCTAATGAGTTCAACAGTTCCTCTATCTCCATGGTTTCCTTCCTTCGAGTTTCCTCTATTGCAACCACAACATTATCAAATCTGGATGATAAAGTTCTCAGGATCTTGTCAACAATGTACTCATCAGATATCCCATCTTTACAAACCCTCATCTTATTCACTAATTCTTGTACCTTATCAAAGTACTCAGCCACGGTTTCACTCTCATCCATGACTAGAATTTCAAATTGCCTTCTCAGTGCCTGCAATTTCACCTTTATGTTTCTGTCTCCATCACCATAAGTCTTCACTAAGATGTCCCATACCTCCTTAGCAGTAGCAGCCTTGGAGATCTTGTTGAAGATCTTTGGGCTGACACACTGGTATAGCAGAAATCTTGTCTTGCTATCCAGTTTCACTTGTCACTTGtaattcttcttctcttcttcagtAGCACTGTCACTCAACTTAGGCAAACCATCTTCTATCACCTGTGAAACATCCTGGAAGCCAAAAATGGCTTGCATTTTGATGTGCCAGTCTTCAAACTGCTTCCCATCAAACACTGGTAGTGGCCCCTGTATTCCTCCAAATCCTGCCATCCTTTCTTGCTGAGTTCTTgtaatttctttgatttttaacCACACAAAGAAAccttctttcttctcctctAGATACACACAACTCCAGATGACTCACTAGGAAAACAACAACACGAACCTATGTTGTGATACCATATTAAGTAAAGGGCAAAACCGGTAAACCACATAAAgttttaaacataatattaaaactttataCTACGCTTTTGGTAAGAGAGAGAAACACACACAGCCTTCTAAGagttagagagaaggcagagaaagcCACCCTCAGAGCTAGGGTTTCGTATCCCACACTGGCCGAAGAAGCACACAGCAGACCAGAGCAAATGGACTACGGCACAGAGAGAAGAACAGAAACACTCATAAGGTACTGAATCTCAACAACTTTTCATTAACAAATTCTGAAATGATTTACAGTATTTATAAGCATGAAATAAactgtttttctgttttgtttacATTCTAACAATATCAAGCAAATATTGTTTGAAATTTCTTTGGCGGGTACCTTGCTTCTTTGATGTTTCTTGCGTGTTAGTCTCATCTTTATTTTGAGTCGAAGCTTCTTCCTTCATTTCTTGATTCTTTTCTGAATTTGGCTTCACCGAACTTTTAACCTTCTCAGCTATTTTTATACGAGGCTCTCCCTTTATCCAATATTGATTTATCAAGCTTGCCGCACTGAAGACGACACCTACCCCCATTATTGTAGGTAATAATATTCTCTGATGTGGAGACGTAATGGGTTTCCTTACCTGAACAACAAAAGgtttaatattgattaaaaattaattaaaaatgacgTTGATATTTTAGTAGACGCTCTTCTTGGCAGAATTCATCTTAACCATACTGAGTTTGGCAACGTACTTTGCAACACTTTTGGCACATACTGTTTTAGCGCATGATGATGAAATATATAACAATGAATGATTTACTTACTATATTCAAGAATAGATTAGTCCGTAACAAGTAATTAACGTGTCTTAACctttgttttttctattaacAGATTTTCGCTAACCGATTCGGTATTTAGAGTTTTTGTTtgtcaaaaattattttttgaagcAAAATAGTGCAAAGGGTACTCTAATTCTTATAGATCAAAACTGTATTTCCAAAAAAAGTTAGCATCTAagttatcttattaatttttgcttttaatttatgcttttattttactcatctaatttttattatcttttcacCTTCTTTGAAAAATAATCTTACAGAATAAATGAGATATAATCTtagaatgaaataattttaacatctaacttttatttataaattttaaatttttatttatttaaaacatttcttaaaataactacaatcttaaataaaaatatcaaacaaaacaattaagtgagaataattatatatgaaatttcaaaaaataaaatagatagcGCTTGTTTTTGTTATAGATAGTACTTTTTAAGCACTATCTATGCGGCTTCTAAAAAAAAGCGTCATCCATTGTCAACCACCAATAGATAGCGTTTGTTTAAAAATGCGCTATCTATTAGTGGCTGACAATAGATaacacttatttaaaaaagtgctatctattagtataaattttttttaaaaagaataattaattttagaataaaatatttcataaaatatatattattttttaaaaagaaaatataaaatattgattctaTTATTTACAAACTCATATTATCTATTGGTtctattatatacaaaaaaatataaaatattgaaaaaaaaattacaggtttcagaaaaaatattcattagtatgaataaaaactattagtacaataatatttcaaaatataatcgTTGAGTCCTCCAATACGTGTCATGACATGACATTGctttataaaacaatatataaaatcacAACATATATATCCTATATGTactgttagaatatttaccctatttatcattattatattgtgtctaagattaccttatttatcatgattatattgtgtctaaagTTAccttatttattatgattacattggatctagagttaccttatttatcatgattatattgtgtctagagttaccttatttatcatgattatattctGTCTAATAAGGTTACCCTAataattatcatgtactcttatatcaatttatttttaggtttaataccctattttgtcccaagtttcgctcgaaaatgtcaaattagtccatcctttaaaaagtgcgtcaattatgttctcacttaataaaatttgcatcaatgaaatctcTCTCCTTAAATCTATACAAACGGCGttaactatttttctctttcttctacttttcttatatttttttgtgcAATGCAGGTTTttgtcagttttttttttctcttctacttttcttctactttaaatactctcttctactttttttGCATACTcttgtaattattttgtatcAAAAATTAATGTGAGTGACTAAGTTTGACTAACAAATACTAAGATCTGAATTGCAAATAATCATTCTTGCattgctttttcttcttttacgaATCCATGGGAccacacaaatatatattaaatgaaataatatttaggAGACGTTTGAGTTAAGTTAATTTAATGctattaaatgttttgaaagaaaaaataatttttttaaataaatataagttgaAGTTAgaattcatcatttaatttcatacttaaaaaattgaatttacatTACTAGATGTATTTAATGAAgacttaaataattaaaattaattttatttataatcattaatattactttttttttatgactttattattaagtaatatttcaccaacttattttatgtgtaattaaaagttgtttttataaatataataaaaaaccattctaataaaatagtataattttttctcttaaatatttttcttcttctaatacattaaatatagggttaaatatgtttttagttcctaaactattAGCCGTTTCTGATTAAATGTGTTGATGTATCTAACGTCTCTGTCTACGTGTAATTACTTTTTTTGCTGGTGTGTGAAGTGATATGGGGATGTAACTGATTTTCGAGGAAGCACCACTGCGATTGCGCCTCCGATTCAGCGTCTGTGGCCGCTTCAGGCGTTGTGCCCTACCTCAACGACGCCGTTGAAATGCTTGAGCCCAGTCCCATTCCGCGTGGTCTTGGGGGAGCGGTTGACGGGGTCTTCCATGATGGAGGAACTGGTTCCGGAGATTACGACGCACGCGCTCAGCTACTTGGATTATCCCAGTCTCTGTCGTCTCTCCATGACCAATTCTTTGATGCGAAAGGCCAAGAATGATGATAACGTTTGGAAGGCCTTGTTTCACAAGGTGAATTACTGAATTCTGATTCATGTGcttctctttttgtttgtttgttatcTCGTGCTATGTAGGAAATGATGTTAGGATTTTCTAGTTCTTTTAGGTTCTGTACTGTTTCTTGAGAGGAGTTAGGAAATGATGTTAGGATTTACTGTTCCTTAACGCATCAATGCAGAAGAAGAAGCAATTTGAgcaaatgaagaaagaagaagaaggaagaaagaaagtgTGTTTGGAAACGTACGAAAGAAGATGAAATGAAAAAGGTGAACAGGGAAAGGAAACGACCAAAAAAGTGTTTATTTGTGAAAagtgaaaacatattttaaaatattgaatgaagattatatatatgtatttgaaatttttatgttttttagtttGGCAGTAAAATAggaaatattgaaagaaaaaaaaagtacaaactCTCATAATTCACAggttatatgattttttttttcttcttaaacaaaaataacgttaaaaaatgtgttagttattcttatattttctttgggTTTTATCATTGAGAAATACTTTAAAAGATAGAAgagataaatttttaattaaataaaaatagcaTTGTTGTatcaaattaattgtttttcttcaagtaaaataacttaaaaagatATGTCACGTGAATTAGCGGATGATGACCATTTAATTTAAGGGAGGTAAGtaaatgataaaaaacaaaacagaaaaaaataaaatattactaaaacttgagagaaattttttattgaggGTCGGATgcaaaatttatcatttaaatatttttttctccaatAATAGTTGTACGCGTAGCTAAGAGGAAGTACTGGATAATTAAAAACGTAAAAACATACACGTGGACAGAAAGACGTTAGACACatcagcacatttttaacggCGTTAGTTTTCGaagactaaaaccaaagtttccaaaagaatgaagaccaaattgtaccttattttgaaagagggactaaaaccagaaacggccaatagtttagggactaaaaacatatttaacccttaaatatatgtctaaattaaataaataaagttattataagGGTAACATGacaaaaaagtaataaatatattagaaaagaaaaagaacaatttaaaatcaagaacatgaataataaacaaaatcttcttttttatctgattttaataacattcattatcttttttattattaattaaaataatatatatttacaaaaagataaaattatttaaatttatgaacgataaatatttaataaaagtaaaagttattGGAGAAATGAGTTATTGGAAAGTGAAATTAGAAATAGTATGGGAAGTATAAATGGTCTAGAGTGGCACACTATTCCACACACCTAGGAATTTGTATTAAgagaaagaaggagagaaatatatttataaaataataggTTAGTACTGTTTTCTGCAAAATCATCAAATCTTTAACGCCGTTCatttatatttaacggaaaggactaatttgactcaaaattttaaaagtgagaaTATATTTCAAAGACTTTTAAAACGAGGGATTAAATTGAGATTTATCAAcgaaactagggacaaaattggctattaaaccttatttttataaatagaagattatgagagggatcaattaagccctcaagaattattttttttcaatcccaagttggtatcagagcaggttgtCTGAATCTCTTCGTACTCTGTCTTTGTTGCCGTCGGTAGCGGTGTTGGCCCCCGGCGGCcttaaaattttcatcttttctaaAATACCTAAATGAGTAGTTTCGTTCTGAATCTTGTTTAGTATTCAAACCTTAGTTGTTGTCCGCAACTGCTAAGCACTGTTTGTCGTTGTCCAGTGTTGTTTGCCGTTGTCCAGCGTTGTTTGCCGCTGTCCGACGCCGTTTGTCGTTGTCTGGTGCCGTTTGTCGCTGTCCGGCGCCATTTTCCGTTGTCCAGGCgtcgtttgccgctgtccaggcgccgtttgccgctgtccaggcgccgtttgccACTGTCCAAGCGCTGTTTATCGTTGTTTGACATCATTTGTCGTTGTCTGGTGCCATTTGTCGTTGTCCATCTAGCACTGTTTTGCCACTGTGAGGAGTTGTAGAAGTTTGTCACCATCAACTTTTGTTCCCGACGTCGTTCGTCATTATCTGCCGCTATCCGTTGTTTCCCACCGTCCGCAGTTGTCCGCTGCCGACCACCGTCCGCTGCCAACCACTGTCTATTGTCCTCAGTTACCATCTGCTGCCACAGTTTAGTCCGACTCGCCTCCTTGAGTGAGAGGGTTAGTTCTCATCCAGATGTCGCCATGTGCGTCACATTTGTCCGACGTTCGCCTCCGCCATTGTCACATTTTCTCTGGCGaagttaggggttttgtgcgCCTCGAGGAGTGCAACCCATCCCTAGTCATTGCCCCATTCTCATCTTGTCACGCACGACTTCTCTCCGATAAGCTTCCGGCGCTTGTTTGTCACACGCCACCTTTCCGGTGTCGAAATCACACGGCGTCACTGTCGTTCATCTCACTcgaccaaataaaaaaaaaactctctatTTCAGCATTATACCTCTGTTTCAGCATTGTTTCTTAGTCTcctttcataatatttatttagcTTTGCGTATTGTAGCAGTTGTGATGTTCTTAATGGCTTGtgtcatttatttacaagtctCCAAGGAGAGTCAGTGCTATTAGTTGGTTAACACCAAGGAATTTCAACACCAAAGTCATAGGTTGAAGGTTCCTCATGGCATAAGGGGGAGTCTATTTCTGGCCAGATTCAGAATCTTAGTCAAACAATTTCACCAGTCCCTTATTAGATCGGTTTTTGGATGCTTTGACGAATAAAAGAGACCATTATGATCTTCCACATTCACCATTTATCATCGGCGGCATCATCATTTTCGTCGTTTGTCGTGAGGGGGAGTATGCTTCCAACCACTGCAATATGTTTCCAGCCACATGCTCCATCAGTCAATGATGgcagtccctgcagttttgtccTTTCAACCACTGTAGGCCCCATCACCTcgtcagttagtgatggcagtccctatagttttgtcgcttccagccactacaggctCCATCAGTCAATAATGATAATTTAGTCCCTGCAGGCTCTATaagtcagtgatggcaatttagtccctacaggCCTCATTAGTCAGTAATGGTAATTTAGTCCCTGCAGTGAGGGGAGTATGTTTCCAGTCACTACAGGCCTCATCCTTACTTATGGCAGTTTAGTCCTTGCAGTTTGGTCGCTTTCaaccactacaggccccattaGTCACTGATGGCAATTTAATCCCTGTAGTTTGTCGCTTTTAACCACTACAAGCTCCATGCTCCATCCTTTCTCGATGGAATCCAGTCTTTGTAGTGTATCGCTTTTAGTCATGCAGGCCCCATCCTTACTTGATAGCAATCCAGTTTCTACAGTTTGTCGTTGTCTACCCTTCGTCATtcacttttgatggaaatcaacTTTGTCAA contains:
- the LOC108328873 gene encoding uncharacterized protein LOC108328873: MAGFGGIQGPLPVFDGKQFEDWHIKMQAIFGFQDVSQCVSPKIFNKISKAATAKEVWDILVKTYGDGDRNIKVKLQALRRQFEILVMDESETVAEYFDKVQELVNKMRVCKDGISDEYIVDKILRTLSSRFDNVVVAIEETRRKETMEIEELLNSLEAHEFRINERRQCQEQALQARSQWKGKKVFKKGGKGGKKGKDSQDQQGEESGESSKMKNQKNGAKNKPKKRANLAQEEESDSEPVMLMAKTEENSLEKDVWYLDTGCSTHMTGRKDWFVRIQDAAQGKIRFADDRSLVAEGTGRVVIRDAGGKEVTIEEVLYVPGLKSNLLSLGQLL